In Phragmites australis chromosome 17, lpPhrAust1.1, whole genome shotgun sequence, the following are encoded in one genomic region:
- the LOC133896830 gene encoding RCC1 domain-containing protein RUG3, mitochondrial isoform X2, translating into MFRRLLPLRRRCFSTSAASNATPTLYSSGTNPFSLLSWGRGASGQLGGGKEERRLYPSPVAHLLVPDSDPRLAPTPGCLPVDAEASGVEVGISCGLFHSALLVDGDAWVWGKGDGGRLGLGDESSAFVPRPNPNLREVRLLALGGIHSAALTASGDVFTWGYGGFGALGHYVYHRELLPRRVNVPWEGKIMHIATSGAHTAAITDSGELYTWGRDEGDGRLGLGSGGGPGEAGSLSVPSKVNALPVPVAAVACGGFFTMALTSDGQLWSWGANSNFELGRGSNSSDWRPQAVPSLKNIRVIQVACGGYHSLALTDEGEVLSWGHGGHGQLGHPTLQNHRVPLPIKALSEERIVYIACGGSTSAAISGIDKEVVVPLC; encoded by the exons atgttccgccgcctcctccccctccgccgccgctgcttctcCACCTCGGCCGCCTCGAACGCCACCCCAACTCTCTACTCGAGCGGCACCAACCCGTTCTCCCTCCTCTCGTGGGGCCGCGGTGCGTCCGGCCAGCTCGGCGGCGGGAAGGAGGAGCGCCGGCTCTACCCCTCCCCCGTTGCCCACCTCCTGGTCCCCGACTCAGACCCGCGCCTCGCGCCCACCCCCGGGTGCCTCCCCGTGGATGCGGAGGCATCCGGCGTGGAGGTGGGGATCTCCTGCGGGCTCTTCCACTCCGCGCTCCTCGTCGATGGCGACGCCTGGGTGTGGGGCAAGGGCGACGGCGGACGCCTCGGCCTCGGCGACGAGTCGTCCGCCTTCGTCCCCCGCCCCAACCCGAACCTCCGCGAAGTCCGCCTCCTTGCTCTCGGCGGCATCCACTCCGCCGCGCTGACCGCCTCCGGTGACGTCTTCACCTG GGGTTATGGTGGATTTGGAGCTCTGGGACACTATGTTTACCATAGGGAGCTGTTGCCGAGGCGAGTGAATGTCCCTTGGGAAGGGAAGATAATGCACATTGCTACTAGTGGAGCGCATACCGCAGCAATCACAGACTCAG GTGAACTTTACACTTGGGGTcgtgatgaaggcgacggtaggTTGGGGCTTGGAAGTGGAGGTGGTCCCGGTGAAGCTGGCTCCCTCAGTGTACCTTCCAAGGTGAATGCACTGCCTGTTCCAGTTGCTGCTGTAGcttgtggtggcttcttcacgATGGCGCTGACTTCAGATGGGCAATTATGGAGTTggggag CAAATTCAAACTTTGAACTGGGTAGAGGAAGCAATTCCAGTGATTGGAGGCCACAGGCTGTCCCTAGTCTGAAAAATATCCGCGTAATCCAAGTAGCATGTGGTGGATATCATTCTTTAGCTTTGACTG ATGaaggtgaagttctctcatggGGACATGGCGGACATGGACAACTTGGGCATCCCACCCTTCAAAATCATAGAGTCCCACTTCCCATCAAAGCTTTATCTGAGGAGCGAATTGTCTACATAGCCTGTGGAGGATCGACTTCTGCTGCTATATCAG GTATTGATAAAGAAGTCGTGGTGCCTTTATGTTGA
- the LOC133896832 gene encoding uncharacterized protein LOC133896832, with product MANKATAATSWRWRLLLLLLVAVAALCWIPPAIAAAAAAASTASGTRRSLLGFVEAQGNASYQCTPSGPCIPCQYSEKNNEKYSCSETGYRLPLKCVQVQNVTKEGNKSKQRKVLDDASTSSGTKHYITYRSCVPLEGEEKLSVLGFEVIMASMLLVSGPFVYYRKRRANLMQGAARIPTSPPRF from the exons ATGGCGAAcaaggcgacggcggcgacctCCTGGCGGTGGCGccttctgctgctgctcctcgttGCCGTGGCCGCCCTATGCTGGATTCCCCCGGCgatcgccgcggcggcggcggccgcatcGACGGCCTCGGGAACGCGGAGGTCGCTGCTCGGCTTCGTGGAGGCGCAGGGGAACGCCTCCTACCAGTGCACCCCATCCGGTCCTTGCATACCCTGCCAGTACTCGGAGAAG aaCAATGAAAAGTACAGCTGCAGCGAAACTGGCTATCGCCTGCCTTTGAAATGTGTACAAGTACAAAATGTTACAAAAGAAGGAAACAAGAGCAAGCAGAGGAAGGTATTAGATGATGCATCCACATCAAGTGGCACAAAGCATTATATTACTTACAGGAGTTGTGTGCCATTGGAGGGTGAAGAGAAGTTATCTGTTCTTGGTTTCGAG GTGATAATGGCCAGTATGTTGTTAGTAAGCGGTCCATTCGTATATTACCGGAAACGGCGTGCAAATCTTATGCAGGGGGCTGCAAGAATCCCAACAAGCCCTCCTAGGTTCTAG
- the LOC133897913 gene encoding dihydroneopterin aldolase 2-like isoform X2, translating into MLTTFSFWGQIARLPKRIGSGDTSCARISIRAPCFLAVRQRSPQFSLVHRASFNSNHNQSTRGTIMAERELIDKDKLVLRGLQFHGFHGVLQEEKTLGQKFIVDVDAWMDLSTAGETDNISDTVSYTDIYRIVKDVVEGPSQNLLESVAHRIASATLLKFPQISAVRVEVGKPHVAVQGIINYLGVEILRYRKDMLGNSSGASLS; encoded by the exons ATGCTCACTACCTTTTCCTTCTGGGGTCAGATTGCACGTCTGCCCAAGCGGATAGGTTCAGGGGATACGTCTTGCGCGCGCATCTCCATCCGTGCGCCTTGCTTCCTTGCAGTCAGGCAGCGATCTCCTCAATTTAGTTTGGTTCACAGAGCATCCTTCAATTCCAATCACAATCAATCGACAAGAG GTACCATTATGGCTGAAAGGGAGTTGATTGACAAAGATAAACTTGTGCTTAGAGGTTTGCAGTTCCATGGTTTCCATGGAGTATTACAAGAGGAGAAGACCCTCGGCCAAAAGTTTATTGTAGACGTCGACGCCTGGATGGATTTGAGCACTGCTGGTGAGACCGACAACATATCTGATACAGTTAGCTACACGGATATTTACAG AATTGTCAAGGATGTGGTCGAAGGCCCATCGCAGAATCTTTTGGAGTCAGTGGCTCATCGGATTGCAAGTGCCACATTGCTCAAGTTCCCTCAAATATCAGCTGTCCGAGTGGAAGTTGGGAAACCTCATGTTGCTGTACAAGGAATTATCAACTATTTAGGTGTTGAGATATTGAGGTATCGAAAGGACATGCTAGGGAATTCATCTGGAGCTTCATTAAGCTAG
- the LOC133897062 gene encoding uncharacterized protein LOC133897062, whose product MKSTPTGREAVRRVVIHGQEGNSGGEAPRREASVDFDLRVREPVGRGDGRKEGCWRRLGEGERGPVTDIGICGHSEPPLRVGARRASQAARRRPPCASSCCRAGRLLRRRRSPPPQLAVRRAPAAAGRRCCRRPPPAPPPAASPSLSLFCRAARAPPAEAASARQRKKPGRRKKKKRKEKRRKEKEEKKRKEEKRGKKLEILEFRRIRRQTFEGEFSVVPLLGGRDFALDSSLLVKGMFSC is encoded by the exons ATGAAGTCGACTCCGACGGGGAGGGAGGCGGTGAGGAGGGTCGTCATACACGGGCAGGAAGGCAACTCTGGTGGGGAGGCACCTCGGAGGGAGGCAAGCGTCGACTTCGATCTGCGTGTCAGGGAGCCGGTAGGGAGGGGCGACGGGAGGAAAGAGGGGTGCTGGAGACGCCTCGGCGAAGGAGAGAGGGGTCCAGTGACAGACATAGGGATTTGCGGCCACAGTGAGCCGCCGCTTAGGGTTGGTGCAAGGAGAGCTTCACAAGCAG cccgccgccggccaccgTGCGCCAGCTCCTGCTGCCGCGCCGGCCGCCTGCTTCGGCGCCGCCGCAGCCCTCCGCCGCAGCTCGCCGTCCGCcgtgcgcccgccgccgccggccgacgctgctgccgccggccaccaccggccccgccgccggctgcctccccctctctctctctgttctgcCGGGCGGCCAGAGCCCCGCCGGCCGAAGCGGCCAGCGCCAGGCAGAGGAAAAAgccaggaagaaggaagaaaaagaaaaggaaagaaaagagaagaaaagaaaaggaagaaaaaaaaagaaaagaggaaaaaagggggaaaaagttggaaattttggaatttcgtcggattcgtcgtcaaacTTTCGAAGGCgaattctcg gtggtacctcTTCTGGGCGGCCGTGATTTTGCTTTGGattcgtcgcttttggtaaaag gtatgtttagttgCTGA
- the LOC133897400 gene encoding transcription termination factor MTERF2, chloroplastic, producing MAMAAAALPLLRPPLPKPATPPLHALPPPTLLHPKPRPHPRPLLFLLPRRRRRRGDPIAAFPTAASVSASTVHDAREAEAAVAELLRESGASPADAAAIAARAPAYAAMLADGVRDLDELGLWASWSSSGAGARVGRGGAVEMGSLGFGRKVYYMGRSRRDHAVVPLLESVGVRLSSAKLIAPYVSAAGLPVLIERVKFLKEMLFSSSGYAMLIGRNAKRMMMHLSIPADDALQSALSFFEKMEARYGGVSMLGHGDVSFPYLIESFPMLLLCSEDNHLKPLIDFLECIGIPKERIASVLLLFPPIILSDVENDIKPRIHEWEKAGIEQEYIGRMLLKYPWILSTSVIENYRPMLLFFNRKKISSTVLGIAVKSWPHILGCSTKRMNSILELFDDLGISKKMVVPVITSSPQLLLRKPNEFLQTVFFFREMGFDKKTMGKILCRSPEIFASNVDSTLKKKINFLIDFGVSKHHLPRIIRKYPELLLLDINRTLLPRMNYLLEVGLSKKDVRSMIFRFSPLLGYSIELVMKPKLEFLLRTMKKPLKAIVEYPRYFSYSLEGKIKPRFWVLQSRNIDCSLTDMFAKNDELFAEEYLGIGGLLEKPLQ from the exons atggccatggccgccgccgctctcccaCTCCTCCGTCCTCCCCTCCCCAAACCCGCAACCCCACCACTACACGCCCTGCCACCTCCCACCCTACTCCACCCCAAACCGCGCCCTCATCCTCgccccctcctcttcctcctcccgcgccgccgccgccgccgtggcgaCCCCATCGCCGCCTTCCCCACCGCCGCGTCCGTCTCCGCCTCCACTGTCCACGACGCCCGCGAGGCCGAGGCCGCCGTCGCAGAGCTCCTCCGCGAGAGCGGCGCCTCCCCGGCCGACGCCGCCGCAATCgccgcgcgcgcgccggccTACGCCGCCATGCTCGCCGACGGCGTCCGCGACCTGGACGAGCTCGGACTCTGGGCGTCGTGGAGCTCCTCAGGCGCTGGAGCCCGGGTGGGCCGCGGCGGGGCCGTTGAGATGGGGAGCCTCGGGTTCGGGAGGAAGGTGTACTACATGGGAAGGAGCAGACGCGACCACGCCGTGGTGCCGCTCCTCGAGAGCGTCGGGGTGCGGCTCTCCTCCGCCAAGCTCATCGCGCCCTACGTCTCGGCCGCCGGCCTCCCTGTGCTGATTGAGAGG GTTAAGTTTTTGAAGGAAATGTTATTTTCAAGCAGTGGTTATGCAATGCTAATCGGAAGGAATGCTAAGCGCATGATGATGCACTTATCAATACCTGCAGATGATGCACTCCAAAGTGCCTTATCATTTTTTGAAAAA ATGGAGGCTAGGTATGGTGGTGTTAGCATGTTGGGACATGGAGACGTGTCATTTCCGTATCTCATTGAATCATTTCCAATGCTTCTTCTCTGCTCAGAGGATAATCATCTCAAGCCATTAATTGATTTTCTTGAGTGCATTGGAATTCCGAAGGAAAGGATTGCATCAGTTCTGCTGTTATTTCCTCCTATTATCCTTTCTGATGTTGAAAATGATATTAAGCCAAGGATTCATGAATGGGAGAAG GCTGGCATCGAACAAGAATATATTGGTAGGATGTTGTTGAAGTATCCATGGATTCTTTCAACAAGTGTGATAGAGAACTACAGGCCGATGCTTTTGTTCTTCAACCGAAAAAAG ATTTCCAGTACAGTCCTTGGTATTGCTGTGAAAAGTTGGCCTCATATTCTTGGCTGTTCTACAAAAAGAATGAATTCAATTCTGGAACTATTTGATGATCTGGGCATCAGTAAGAAAATGGTGGTTCCAGTTATTACATCAAGTCCACAGTTGTTGCTGAGAAAACCTAACGAGTTTCTGCAG actgttttctttttcagagAAATGGGTTTCGATAAGAAAACCATGGGAAAGATTTTGTGTCGTTCTCCCGAAATATTTGCTTCAAATGTGGACAGTACCCTCAAGAAGAAAATCAACTTTCTTATCGATTTTGGTGTTTCCAAACATCATCTTCCTCGCATCATTAGGAAATATCCAGAGCTTTTATTGTTGGACATAAATCGTACATTGCTCCCCAG AATGAACTACCTATTGGAGGTGGGTTTGTCTAAGAAAGATGTGCGCTCAATGATCTTTAGATTTTCCCCACTTCTGGGTTACAGCATCGAGCTTGTTATGAAACCCAAGCTTGAATTTCTACTAAGAACCATGAAGAAGCCACTTAAAGCTATTGTAGAATATCCAAGGTACTTCAGTTATTCACTGGAGGGGAAGATAAAACCACGGTTTTGGGTACTGCAGAGTAGAAACATAGACTGCAGTCTGACAGATATGTTTGCAAAGAACGATGAACTTTTTGCTGAGGAGTACTTAGGAATAGGAGGATTACTTGAGAAACCTCTACAATGA
- the LOC133896833 gene encoding uncharacterized protein LOC133896833: MGGDHGGGHGGGDFRHKVWSMTGGPYCRPVHWRRNTAIAMFGIFLICIPIAMKSAELEQRPHHPVRPIPSQLWCKNFGKKEY, from the exons atggGCGGCGACCATGGCGGCGGGCACGGGGGCGGCGACTTCCGCCACAAGGTGTGGAGCATGACGGGTGGACCCTACTGCCGCCCCGTCCACTGGCGCCGCAACACCGCCATCGCCATGTTCGGCATCTTCCTCATCTGCATCCCCATCGCCATGAAGTCCGCCGAGCTCGAG CAACGCCCGCATCACCCAGTCCGGCCGATCCCATCCCAACTGTGGTGCAAAAACTTTGGCAAGAAAGAGTACTGA
- the LOC133896830 gene encoding RCC1 domain-containing protein RUG3, mitochondrial isoform X1, with protein MFRRLLPLRRRCFSTSAASNATPTLYSSGTNPFSLLSWGRGASGQLGGGKEERRLYPSPVAHLLVPDSDPRLAPTPGCLPVDAEASGVEVGISCGLFHSALLVDGDAWVWGKGDGGRLGLGDESSAFVPRPNPNLREVRLLALGGIHSAALTASGDVFTWGYGGFGALGHYVYHRELLPRRVNVPWEGKIMHIATSGAHTAAITDSGELYTWGRDEGDGRLGLGSGGGPGEAGSLSVPSKVNALPVPVAAVACGGFFTMALTSDGQLWSWGANSNFELGRGSNSSDWRPQAVPSLKNIRVIQVACGGYHSLALTDEGEVLSWGHGGHGQLGHPTLQNHRVPLPIKALSEERIVYIACGGSTSAAISEKGDLYMWGNARDCQLGVPGLPEVQPLPVKVNFLSDGDEDLGPPRVISVAIGASHAMCLVSTQQSEK; from the exons atgttccgccgcctcctccccctccgccgccgctgcttctcCACCTCGGCCGCCTCGAACGCCACCCCAACTCTCTACTCGAGCGGCACCAACCCGTTCTCCCTCCTCTCGTGGGGCCGCGGTGCGTCCGGCCAGCTCGGCGGCGGGAAGGAGGAGCGCCGGCTCTACCCCTCCCCCGTTGCCCACCTCCTGGTCCCCGACTCAGACCCGCGCCTCGCGCCCACCCCCGGGTGCCTCCCCGTGGATGCGGAGGCATCCGGCGTGGAGGTGGGGATCTCCTGCGGGCTCTTCCACTCCGCGCTCCTCGTCGATGGCGACGCCTGGGTGTGGGGCAAGGGCGACGGCGGACGCCTCGGCCTCGGCGACGAGTCGTCCGCCTTCGTCCCCCGCCCCAACCCGAACCTCCGCGAAGTCCGCCTCCTTGCTCTCGGCGGCATCCACTCCGCCGCGCTGACCGCCTCCGGTGACGTCTTCACCTG GGGTTATGGTGGATTTGGAGCTCTGGGACACTATGTTTACCATAGGGAGCTGTTGCCGAGGCGAGTGAATGTCCCTTGGGAAGGGAAGATAATGCACATTGCTACTAGTGGAGCGCATACCGCAGCAATCACAGACTCAG GTGAACTTTACACTTGGGGTcgtgatgaaggcgacggtaggTTGGGGCTTGGAAGTGGAGGTGGTCCCGGTGAAGCTGGCTCCCTCAGTGTACCTTCCAAGGTGAATGCACTGCCTGTTCCAGTTGCTGCTGTAGcttgtggtggcttcttcacgATGGCGCTGACTTCAGATGGGCAATTATGGAGTTggggag CAAATTCAAACTTTGAACTGGGTAGAGGAAGCAATTCCAGTGATTGGAGGCCACAGGCTGTCCCTAGTCTGAAAAATATCCGCGTAATCCAAGTAGCATGTGGTGGATATCATTCTTTAGCTTTGACTG ATGaaggtgaagttctctcatggGGACATGGCGGACATGGACAACTTGGGCATCCCACCCTTCAAAATCATAGAGTCCCACTTCCCATCAAAGCTTTATCTGAGGAGCGAATTGTCTACATAGCCTGTGGAGGATCGACTTCTGCTGCTATATCAG AGAAAGGTGACTTGTACATGTGGGGAAACGCAAGAGACTGCCAGTTAGGCGTCCCTGGTCTGCCAGAAGTTCAGCCACTCCCAGTTAAGGTGAATTTCCTCTCAGACGGCGATGAAGATTTGGGCCCTCCTCGTGTCATCTCTGTTGCAATAGGAGCTTCCCATGCCATGTGCTTGGTCTCCACGCAACAAAGTGAGAAATAG
- the LOC133897063 gene encoding probable pectinesterase/pectinesterase inhibitor 32: protein MATMLTVHHLFLIALVLLAMPPPAVASRAELNADLAHPASADDINHTLVEKLPHWLPARDAWLLKSPLEDGVAVDAVVSADGTGNYTTISAAVAAAPTKSTARYVVHIKRGRYKELVDVGADKWNLVLLGDGMEATTITGNRSVKGGYHTMTTATVSVHGPGFIMRDLTVENTAGAVMEQAVAFMSESNRSVVHRCGLRGYQDTLYAFEYEQFYSECRISGTVDFIFGDAAAIFQNCTILARLPMNGQPNVITAQARADATHRTGFTFQFCTVAADDELVHANYTVKTYLGRPWQAYSRVIFMQSYLSDVVHPDGWMPWNETNFGLNTCYYAEFSNGGPGANINGRVKWSGVHSSLGASEAWNFTVQSLIDGNQWLPATGVSYTPGLRACHLSSDYTVVV from the exons ATGGCAACCATGCTTACCGTGCACCACCTCTTCCTCATTGCTCTCGTCCTCCTTGCCATGCCACCTCCGGCAGTCGCATCCCGTGCTGAGCTCAACGCCGACCTGGCCCATCCAGCATCGGCCGACGACATCAACCACACACTCGTCGAGAAGCTGCCGCATTGGCTGCCGGCTCGGGACGCATGGCTGCTCAAGAGCCCGCTCGAGGATGGCGTCGCCGTCGATGCTGTCGTGTCGGCGGATGGCACCGGCAACTACACGACGATCAGTGCTGCCGTCGCTGCCGCGCCGACGAAAAGCACCGCAAGATACGTTGTCCATATCAAAAGAGGGAGATACAAGGAGCTTGTTGACGTCGGCGCCGACAAATGGAACCTTGTGTTGCTCGGTGACGGGATGGAGGCCACAACCATCACCGGCAACCGAAGCGTGAAGGGCGGCTACCACACCATGACAACTGCCACCGTTA GTGTTCATGGCCCAGGCTTCATCATGCGTGACTTGACGGTTGAAAACACAGCAGGAGCAGTGATGGAACAGGCCGTGGCATTCATGTCTGAGTCCAACCGGTCTGTGGTGCACCGCTGTGGCCTCCGAGGGTACCAGGACACACTCTACGCATTCGAGTACGAACAATTCTATAGCGAGTGTCGTATCTCGGGTACGGTGGACTTTATCTTTGGTGATGCTGCTGCCATCTTCCAAAACTGCACCATCCTCGCAAGACTACCTATGAACGGCCAACCGAACGTCATCACTGCTCAAGCCCGGGCTGATGCCACTCACCGTACTGGATTTACGTTCCAGTTCTGCACGGTGGCTGCCGACGACGAGCTTGTCCACGCCAACTACACCGTGAAGACATACCTTGGCAGGCCATGGCAGGCTTACTCACGAGTCATATTCATGCAGTCCTACTTGTCTGATGTCGTGCACCCCGATGGATGGATGCCATGGAATGAAACCAACTTCGGCTTGAACACTTGTTACTACGCAGAGTTCAGCAACGGAGGCCCTGGTGCTAACATCAATGGCCGAGTGAAGTGGTCTGGCGTGCACAGCAGCCTAGGTGCATCAGAAGCATGGAACTTCACGGTGCAGAGCTTGATCGATGGCAACCAGTGGCTGCCGGCAACCGGAGTCAGCTACACACCTGGGCTTCGAGCCTGTCACTTGTCCTCTGATTACACTGTAGTTGTCTAG
- the LOC133897913 gene encoding dihydroneopterin aldolase 2-like isoform X1, translating to MLTTFSFWGQIARLPKRIGSGDTSCARISIRAPCFLAVRQRSPQFSLVHRASFNSNHNQSTRGAAGTIMAERELIDKDKLVLRGLQFHGFHGVLQEEKTLGQKFIVDVDAWMDLSTAGETDNISDTVSYTDIYRIVKDVVEGPSQNLLESVAHRIASATLLKFPQISAVRVEVGKPHVAVQGIINYLGVEILRYRKDMLGNSSGASLS from the exons ATGCTCACTACCTTTTCCTTCTGGGGTCAGATTGCACGTCTGCCCAAGCGGATAGGTTCAGGGGATACGTCTTGCGCGCGCATCTCCATCCGTGCGCCTTGCTTCCTTGCAGTCAGGCAGCGATCTCCTCAATTTAGTTTGGTTCACAGAGCATCCTTCAATTCCAATCACAATCAATCGACAAGAGGTGCTGCAG GTACCATTATGGCTGAAAGGGAGTTGATTGACAAAGATAAACTTGTGCTTAGAGGTTTGCAGTTCCATGGTTTCCATGGAGTATTACAAGAGGAGAAGACCCTCGGCCAAAAGTTTATTGTAGACGTCGACGCCTGGATGGATTTGAGCACTGCTGGTGAGACCGACAACATATCTGATACAGTTAGCTACACGGATATTTACAG AATTGTCAAGGATGTGGTCGAAGGCCCATCGCAGAATCTTTTGGAGTCAGTGGCTCATCGGATTGCAAGTGCCACATTGCTCAAGTTCCCTCAAATATCAGCTGTCCGAGTGGAAGTTGGGAAACCTCATGTTGCTGTACAAGGAATTATCAACTATTTAGGTGTTGAGATATTGAGGTATCGAAAGGACATGCTAGGGAATTCATCTGGAGCTTCATTAAGCTAG